One genomic window of Melanotaenia boesemani isolate fMelBoe1 chromosome 20, fMelBoe1.pri, whole genome shotgun sequence includes the following:
- the rock2a gene encoding rho-associated protein kinase 2 isoform X2: MSLGAEKRMENRLKKLEDMIRDPRSAINLESLLDSINALALDLDYPALRKNKNIETFLNRYEKVIGELRDLQMKSEDFDKVKIIGRGAFGEVQLVRHKVSQKVYALKLLSKFEMIKRSDSAFFWEERDIMAFANSPWVVQLCCAFQDEHYLYMVMEYMPGGDLVNLTSTYDVPEKWAKFYTAEVVMALDAIHSMGFIHRDVKPDNMLLDRLGHLKLADFGTCMKMDSTGMVHCDTAVGTPDYISPEVLKSQGGDGYYGRECDWWSVGVFIFEMLVGDTPFYADSLVGTYSKIMDHKNSLNFPDDVEISENAKSIICAFLTDREVRLGRNGVEEIKRHPFFKNDQWTFDTIRDTVAPVVPELSSDIDTSNFDEIEDDKGDVETFPTPKAFVGNQLPFVGFTYFKENQLLNLANNSSVINENSKGESAALQKKLRNLEVQMNNDKQVKDDLEHKYRTATSRLEKMSKELEEEVNSRKNLESNLRQLEREKALLQHKSLESHRKAESEADRKRCLENEVNSLRDQLDDMKRRNQNSHISNEKNIHLQKQLEEANTLLRAESEAATRLRKAQTEGSKQLQQLEANVRELQDKCCLLERSKLSLEKECMTLQAALETERREHSQGSETISDLMGRISALEVEARQQRQTLSKTETEKRHLQEKLTDLEKEMSNKEINLTYKMKVLQQELEQEEASHKATRSLLADKSKIKVTIEGAKSESMKEMEQKLAEERAAKLRLENRILEQEKHSSMMDCDYKQALQKLDELRRHKDHLTEEVKNLTLKIEQETQKRNLTLNDLKAQNQQVNVLRTSEKQLKQETNHLLDIKRSLEKQNQELRKERQDTDGQMKELQDQLEAEQYFSTLYKTQVRELKEECEERNKLYKEVQQSLQELQEERDSLAAQLEITLTKADSEQLARSIAEEQYSDLEKEKIMKELELKEMMARHRQELAEKDITISSLEEANRTLTSDVANLANEKEELNNKLKEALEESEKSKDWELQISQMKQAFEKQLQSERTLKTQAVNKLAEIMNRKEVRGGGSRRGNDTDMRRKEKENRKLQLELRSEKEKLNSTMIKYQKEINEMQAQLAEESQMRIELQMALDSKDSDIEQLRNLLQSLSVQSMDSASVSSGPEFDADDAYTEMRLEGWLSLPVRNNTKKFGWEKKYVVVSSKKILFYNSEQDREQSIPCMVLDIDKLFHVRPVTQTDVYRADAKEIPRIFQILYANEGESKKEPEFPVEPLPIGEKSSYICHKGHEFIPTLYHFPTNCEACTKPLWNMFKPPPALECRRCHIKCHKDHMDKKEEIIAPCKVNYDVSTAKNLLLLATSQEEQQKWVSRLVKKIPKKPPPPEHFARSSPRASMKVQPSQSMRRPSRQLSTSKSRLEEISLQDWHWALDDIDDDCSSIHF, from the exons ATGTCGCTGGGCGCCGAGAAGAGGATGGAAAACCGgctgaagaagctggaggacATGATCAGAGACCCCAGATCTGCCATAAACTTGGAAAGTTTGCTG GACTCCATAAATGCGTTGGCCTTGGACTTGGACTACCCGGCACTCCGCAAGAACAAAAACATCGaaacttttttaaatagat ATGAGAAAGTTATTGGGGAGCTTCGAGACCTCCAGATGAAGTCTGAGGACTTCGACAAGGTTAAAATAATCGGTCGAGGGGCATTTGGTGAAGTCCAACTG gtCAGACATAAAGTCTCTCAGAAAGTCTACGCCTTGAAGCTGCTGAGTAAGTTTGAGATGATCAAGCGCTCGGACTCTGCATTCTTCTGGGAAGAAAGAGACATCATGGCGTTTGCCAACAGTCCCTGGGTTGTCCAG ttgtgttgtGCCTTCCAAGATGAGCACTACCTCTACATGGTAATGGAGTATATGCCGGGAGGTGATCTGGTCAACCTCACCAGCACCTATGACGTGCCAGAAAAATGGGCTAAGTTCTACACAGCAGAAGTGGTGATGGCTCTGGATGCCATTCACTCGATGGGGTTCATCCACCGCGACGTCAAGCCGGACAACATGCTGCTGGACAGACTCGGACACCTGAAGCTGGCCGACTTCGGCACATGCATGAAGATGGACTCT actGGCATGGTGCACTGTGATACAGCGGTCGGGACTCCAGACTACATCTCCCCTGAGGTTCTGAAGTCTCAGGGAGGCGATGGTTATTACGGGAGGGAATGTGACTGGTGGTCCGTGGGCGTCTTTATTTTTGAGATGCTCGTGG GTGACACTCCGTTTTACGCCGACTCTCTGGTGGGAACCTACAGTAAGATCATGGACCACAAGAACTCACTTAATTTCCCTGATGATGTGGAGATATCAGAAAATGCCAAAAGTATCATCTGTGCCTTCCTGACTGACAG GGAGGTGCGATTGGGCAGGAACGGCGTGGAGGAAATTAAACGACACCCTTTCTTCAAGAACGACCAGTGGACCTTTGACACCATCAGAGACA CGGTAGCCCCGGTGGTCCCAGAGCTGAGCAGCGACATAGACACCAGCAACTTTGACGAGATAGAAGATGACAAAGGCGACGTGGAAACCTTCCCCACACCTAAGGCTTTTGTTGGAAATCAGTTACCATTTGTTGGCTTCACCTACTTCAAAGAAAACCA gtTGCTTAATTTGGCCAACAATTCCTCAGTGATTAATGAGAATTCAAAAGGAGAG tcAGCAGCTCTTCAGAAGAAACTCCGCAATCTGGAGGTGCAGATGAATAATGACAAGCAGGTCAAAGACGATCTTGAGCACAAATACAG AACTGCCACCAGCCGTCTAGAAAAAATgtcgaaggaacttgaggaggAG GTGAACAGCAGGAAGAACCTGGAGTCCAATCTGAGGCAGCTGGAGAGAGAAAAGGCCCTGCTGCAGCACAAGAGCCTGGAAAGTCACCGTAAGGCAGAGAGCGAGGCCGACAGGAAGCGCTGCCTGGAGAATGAAG TCAACAGCCTTCGAGACCAGCTGGATGATATGAAGAGAAGAAACCAGAATTCTCACATTTCCAATGAGAAGAACATTCACCTGCAGAAACAG CTGGAGGAGGCGAACACATTGTTGAGGGCAGAGTCTGAAGCAGCGACGAGGCTTCGTAAAGCCCAGACGGAGGGCAGCAAGCAGCTGCAGCAACTAGAGGCCAACGTGCGCGAGCTGCAGGACAAGTGCTGCCTGCTGGAGCGCAGCAAGCTGAGTCTGGAGAAGGAGTGCATGACCCTGCAAGCTGCGCTTGAGACGGAGAGGAGGGAGCACAGCCAAGGCTCAGAAACAATCAGCGACCTGATGG GACGTATTTCTGCACTGGAGGTGGAGGCTCGCCAGCAGAGACAGACGCTGTCCAAAACTGAGACTGAGAAGAGGCATCTTCAGGAGAAACTCACTGATCTGGAGAAG GAGATGAGCAACAAGGAGATCAATTTGACCTACAAGATGAAGGTTCTGCAGCAGGagctggagcaggaggaggCCTCTCATAAGGCCACCAGGTCTCTGCTGGCAGACAAAAGCAAAATCAAAGTGACCATTGAGGGGGCCAAGTCAGAGTCCATGAAGG AGATGGAGCAGAAACTGGCAGAGGAGCGAGCAGCCAAACTGCGACTAGAGAACAGAATTCTGGAGCAGGAGAAGCACAGCAGCATGATGGACTGCGACTACAAACAGGCCTTACAGAAGCTGGATGAGCTGCGCAGACACAAGGACCACCTCACCGAGGAG GTGAAGAACCTGACATTGAAGATCGAGCAGGAGACCCAGAAGCGTAACCTGACCCTGAACGATCTGAAGGCCCAGAACCAGCAAGTCAACGTCCTGAGAACCTCTGAGAAACAGCTGAAGCAGGAAACCAATCACCTGCTGGACATTAAACGCAGCCTGGAGAAGCAGAACCAAGAACTGCGCAA aGAAAGACAGGACACAGATGGACAAATGAAAGAATTACAGGACCAGCTGGAGGCTGAGCAGTATTTCTCT ACTCTTTATAAGACTCAGGTTCGAGAACTGAAGGAGGAGTGTGAGGAGAGGAACAAACTCTACAAAGAGGtgcaacagtctctgcaggagctgcaggaggagag GGACTCCTTGGCAGCCCAGCTGGAGATCACCTTGACAAAGGCTGACTCAGAGCAGCTGGCTCGCTCCATTGCAGAGGAGCAGTACTCGGACCTGGAGAAGGAGAAGATAATGAAGGAGCTGGAACTGAAGGAGATGATGGCTCGCCACCGTCAGGAGCTTGCAGAGAAGGACATCACCATCAGCTCA CTGGAAGAGGCCAACAGAACCCTGACCAGTGATGTTGCTAACCTGGCCAATGAGAAGGAGGAGCTGAACAACAAACTGAAGGAAGCACTTGAAG AATCGGAGAAGTCAAAAGATTGGGAGCTTCAGATCAGCCAGATGAAACAGGCGtttgagaagcagctgcagtctGAGAGGACGCTGAAAACTCAG GCCGTCAATAAACTGGCGGAGATCATGAACCGGAAGGAAGTTCGTGGTGGAGGTAGTCGCCGTGGTAATGACACAGACATGCGGCGAAAGGAGAAGGAGAACAGGAAGCTGCAGCTGGAGCTGAGGTCGGAGAAGGAAAAGCTGAACAGCACTATGATAAAATACCAGAAGGAGATCAATGAAATGCAAGCA cAACTGGCAGAAGAGAGCCAGATGCGTATCGAGCTGCAGATGGCTCTGGACAGTAAGGATAGCGACATTGAGCAGCTGAGGAATCTCCTGCAGTCGCTCAGTGTTCAGTCGATGGACTCTGCCAGCGTCAGCAGCGGGCCCGAGTTCGATGCTGATGATGCATACACGG AAATGAGGCTCGAGGGTTGGCTATCCCTTCCTGTCAGGAACAACACCAAGAAGTTCGGATGGGAGAAAAAG TACGTCGTAGTGAGCAGCAAGAAGATTCTCTTCTACAACAGCGAGCAAGACAGAGAGCAGTCCATTCCCTGCATGGTGCTCGATATAGA CAAACTCTTCCATGTGAGGCCTGTAACTCAAACAGATGTGTATCGTGCTGACGCCAAGGAGATCCCCAGGATATTCCAG ATTCTTTATGCCAATGAAGGCGAAAGCAAAAAGGAGCCTGAGTTTCCTGTGGAGCCGCTGCCCATCGGAGAGAAGTCCAGCTACATCTGCCACAAAGGCCATGAGTTTATTCCCACACTCTACCACTTCCCCACCAACTGTGAGGCGTGCACCAAGCCGCTGTGGAACATGTTCAAGCCGCCGCCTGCTCTGGAGTGCCGGCGTTGCCACATCAAGTGCCACAAGGACCACATGGACAAGAAGGAGGAGATCATCGCTCCCTGCAAAG TGAACTACGACGTGTCTACAGCCAagaacctgctgctgctggccaCCTcccaggaggagcagcagaagtGGGTGAGCCGGTTGGTCAAGAAGATTCCCAAGAAGCCCCCACCACCAGAGCACTTTGCACGCTCCTCGCCACGCGCCTCCATGAAGGTTCAGCCCAGCCAGTCCATGAGAAGGCCCAGTCGACAGCTTTCCACCAGCAAGAGCAG ATTGGAGGAGATCAGTCTTCAGGACTGGCACTGGGCTTTGGATGATATTGATGATGATTGTTCCTCCATACACTTCTGA
- the rock2a gene encoding rho-associated protein kinase 2 isoform X1 codes for MSLGAEKRMENRLKKLEDMIRDPRSAINLESLLDSINALALDLDYPALRKNKNIETFLNRYEKVIGELRDLQMKSEDFDKVKIIGRGAFGEVQLVRHKVSQKVYALKLLSKFEMIKRSDSAFFWEERDIMAFANSPWVVQLCCAFQDEHYLYMVMEYMPGGDLVNLTSTYDVPEKWAKFYTAEVVMALDAIHSMGFIHRDVKPDNMLLDRLGHLKLADFGTCMKMDSTGMVHCDTAVGTPDYISPEVLKSQGGDGYYGRECDWWSVGVFIFEMLVGDTPFYADSLVGTYSKIMDHKNSLNFPDDVEISENAKSIICAFLTDREVRLGRNGVEEIKRHPFFKNDQWTFDTIRDTVAPVVPELSSDIDTSNFDEIEDDKGDVETFPTPKAFVGNQLPFVGFTYFKENQLLNLANNSSVINENSKGESAALQKKLRNLEVQMNNDKQVKDDLEHKYRTATSRLEKMSKELEEEVNSRKNLESNLRQLEREKALLQHKSLESHRKAESEADRKRCLENEVNSLRDQLDDMKRRNQNSHISNEKNIHLQKQLEEANTLLRAESEAATRLRKAQTEGSKQLQQLEANVRELQDKCCLLERSKLSLEKECMTLQAALETERREHSQGSETISDLMGRISALEVEARQQRQTLSKTETEKRHLQEKLTDLEKEMSNKEINLTYKMKVLQQELEQEEASHKATRSLLADKSKIKVTIEGAKSESMKEMEQKLAEERAAKLRLENRILEQEKHSSMMDCDYKQALQKLDELRRHKDHLTEEVKNLTLKIEQETQKRNLTLNDLKAQNQQVNVLRTSEKQLKQETNHLLDIKRSLEKQNQELRKERQDTDGQMKELQDQLEAEQYFSTLYKTQVRELKEECEERNKLYKEVQQSLQELQEERDSLAAQLEITLTKADSEQLARSIAEEQYSDLEKEKIMKELELKEMMARHRQELAEKDITISSLEEANRTLTSDVANLANEKEELNNKLKEALEESEKSKDWELQISQMKQAFEKQLQSERTLKTQAVNKLAEIMNRKEVRGGGSRRGNDTDMRRKEKENRKLQLELRSEKEKLNSTMIKYQKEINEMQAQLAEESQMRIELQMALDSKDSDIEQLRNLLQSLSVQSMDSASVSSGPEFDADDAYTEMRLEGWLSLPVRNNTKKFGWEKKYVVVSSKKILFYNSEQDREQSIPCMVLDIDKLFHVRPVTQTDVYRADAKEIPRIFQILYANEGESKKEPEFPVEPLPIGEKSSYICHKGHEFIPTLYHFPTNCEACTKPLWNMFKPPPALECRRCHIKCHKDHMDKKEEIIAPCKVNYDVSTAKNLLLLATSQEEQQKWVSRLVKKIPKKPPPPEHFARSSPRASMKVQPSQSMRRPSRQLSTSKSS; via the exons ATGTCGCTGGGCGCCGAGAAGAGGATGGAAAACCGgctgaagaagctggaggacATGATCAGAGACCCCAGATCTGCCATAAACTTGGAAAGTTTGCTG GACTCCATAAATGCGTTGGCCTTGGACTTGGACTACCCGGCACTCCGCAAGAACAAAAACATCGaaacttttttaaatagat ATGAGAAAGTTATTGGGGAGCTTCGAGACCTCCAGATGAAGTCTGAGGACTTCGACAAGGTTAAAATAATCGGTCGAGGGGCATTTGGTGAAGTCCAACTG gtCAGACATAAAGTCTCTCAGAAAGTCTACGCCTTGAAGCTGCTGAGTAAGTTTGAGATGATCAAGCGCTCGGACTCTGCATTCTTCTGGGAAGAAAGAGACATCATGGCGTTTGCCAACAGTCCCTGGGTTGTCCAG ttgtgttgtGCCTTCCAAGATGAGCACTACCTCTACATGGTAATGGAGTATATGCCGGGAGGTGATCTGGTCAACCTCACCAGCACCTATGACGTGCCAGAAAAATGGGCTAAGTTCTACACAGCAGAAGTGGTGATGGCTCTGGATGCCATTCACTCGATGGGGTTCATCCACCGCGACGTCAAGCCGGACAACATGCTGCTGGACAGACTCGGACACCTGAAGCTGGCCGACTTCGGCACATGCATGAAGATGGACTCT actGGCATGGTGCACTGTGATACAGCGGTCGGGACTCCAGACTACATCTCCCCTGAGGTTCTGAAGTCTCAGGGAGGCGATGGTTATTACGGGAGGGAATGTGACTGGTGGTCCGTGGGCGTCTTTATTTTTGAGATGCTCGTGG GTGACACTCCGTTTTACGCCGACTCTCTGGTGGGAACCTACAGTAAGATCATGGACCACAAGAACTCACTTAATTTCCCTGATGATGTGGAGATATCAGAAAATGCCAAAAGTATCATCTGTGCCTTCCTGACTGACAG GGAGGTGCGATTGGGCAGGAACGGCGTGGAGGAAATTAAACGACACCCTTTCTTCAAGAACGACCAGTGGACCTTTGACACCATCAGAGACA CGGTAGCCCCGGTGGTCCCAGAGCTGAGCAGCGACATAGACACCAGCAACTTTGACGAGATAGAAGATGACAAAGGCGACGTGGAAACCTTCCCCACACCTAAGGCTTTTGTTGGAAATCAGTTACCATTTGTTGGCTTCACCTACTTCAAAGAAAACCA gtTGCTTAATTTGGCCAACAATTCCTCAGTGATTAATGAGAATTCAAAAGGAGAG tcAGCAGCTCTTCAGAAGAAACTCCGCAATCTGGAGGTGCAGATGAATAATGACAAGCAGGTCAAAGACGATCTTGAGCACAAATACAG AACTGCCACCAGCCGTCTAGAAAAAATgtcgaaggaacttgaggaggAG GTGAACAGCAGGAAGAACCTGGAGTCCAATCTGAGGCAGCTGGAGAGAGAAAAGGCCCTGCTGCAGCACAAGAGCCTGGAAAGTCACCGTAAGGCAGAGAGCGAGGCCGACAGGAAGCGCTGCCTGGAGAATGAAG TCAACAGCCTTCGAGACCAGCTGGATGATATGAAGAGAAGAAACCAGAATTCTCACATTTCCAATGAGAAGAACATTCACCTGCAGAAACAG CTGGAGGAGGCGAACACATTGTTGAGGGCAGAGTCTGAAGCAGCGACGAGGCTTCGTAAAGCCCAGACGGAGGGCAGCAAGCAGCTGCAGCAACTAGAGGCCAACGTGCGCGAGCTGCAGGACAAGTGCTGCCTGCTGGAGCGCAGCAAGCTGAGTCTGGAGAAGGAGTGCATGACCCTGCAAGCTGCGCTTGAGACGGAGAGGAGGGAGCACAGCCAAGGCTCAGAAACAATCAGCGACCTGATGG GACGTATTTCTGCACTGGAGGTGGAGGCTCGCCAGCAGAGACAGACGCTGTCCAAAACTGAGACTGAGAAGAGGCATCTTCAGGAGAAACTCACTGATCTGGAGAAG GAGATGAGCAACAAGGAGATCAATTTGACCTACAAGATGAAGGTTCTGCAGCAGGagctggagcaggaggaggCCTCTCATAAGGCCACCAGGTCTCTGCTGGCAGACAAAAGCAAAATCAAAGTGACCATTGAGGGGGCCAAGTCAGAGTCCATGAAGG AGATGGAGCAGAAACTGGCAGAGGAGCGAGCAGCCAAACTGCGACTAGAGAACAGAATTCTGGAGCAGGAGAAGCACAGCAGCATGATGGACTGCGACTACAAACAGGCCTTACAGAAGCTGGATGAGCTGCGCAGACACAAGGACCACCTCACCGAGGAG GTGAAGAACCTGACATTGAAGATCGAGCAGGAGACCCAGAAGCGTAACCTGACCCTGAACGATCTGAAGGCCCAGAACCAGCAAGTCAACGTCCTGAGAACCTCTGAGAAACAGCTGAAGCAGGAAACCAATCACCTGCTGGACATTAAACGCAGCCTGGAGAAGCAGAACCAAGAACTGCGCAA aGAAAGACAGGACACAGATGGACAAATGAAAGAATTACAGGACCAGCTGGAGGCTGAGCAGTATTTCTCT ACTCTTTATAAGACTCAGGTTCGAGAACTGAAGGAGGAGTGTGAGGAGAGGAACAAACTCTACAAAGAGGtgcaacagtctctgcaggagctgcaggaggagag GGACTCCTTGGCAGCCCAGCTGGAGATCACCTTGACAAAGGCTGACTCAGAGCAGCTGGCTCGCTCCATTGCAGAGGAGCAGTACTCGGACCTGGAGAAGGAGAAGATAATGAAGGAGCTGGAACTGAAGGAGATGATGGCTCGCCACCGTCAGGAGCTTGCAGAGAAGGACATCACCATCAGCTCA CTGGAAGAGGCCAACAGAACCCTGACCAGTGATGTTGCTAACCTGGCCAATGAGAAGGAGGAGCTGAACAACAAACTGAAGGAAGCACTTGAAG AATCGGAGAAGTCAAAAGATTGGGAGCTTCAGATCAGCCAGATGAAACAGGCGtttgagaagcagctgcagtctGAGAGGACGCTGAAAACTCAG GCCGTCAATAAACTGGCGGAGATCATGAACCGGAAGGAAGTTCGTGGTGGAGGTAGTCGCCGTGGTAATGACACAGACATGCGGCGAAAGGAGAAGGAGAACAGGAAGCTGCAGCTGGAGCTGAGGTCGGAGAAGGAAAAGCTGAACAGCACTATGATAAAATACCAGAAGGAGATCAATGAAATGCAAGCA cAACTGGCAGAAGAGAGCCAGATGCGTATCGAGCTGCAGATGGCTCTGGACAGTAAGGATAGCGACATTGAGCAGCTGAGGAATCTCCTGCAGTCGCTCAGTGTTCAGTCGATGGACTCTGCCAGCGTCAGCAGCGGGCCCGAGTTCGATGCTGATGATGCATACACGG AAATGAGGCTCGAGGGTTGGCTATCCCTTCCTGTCAGGAACAACACCAAGAAGTTCGGATGGGAGAAAAAG TACGTCGTAGTGAGCAGCAAGAAGATTCTCTTCTACAACAGCGAGCAAGACAGAGAGCAGTCCATTCCCTGCATGGTGCTCGATATAGA CAAACTCTTCCATGTGAGGCCTGTAACTCAAACAGATGTGTATCGTGCTGACGCCAAGGAGATCCCCAGGATATTCCAG ATTCTTTATGCCAATGAAGGCGAAAGCAAAAAGGAGCCTGAGTTTCCTGTGGAGCCGCTGCCCATCGGAGAGAAGTCCAGCTACATCTGCCACAAAGGCCATGAGTTTATTCCCACACTCTACCACTTCCCCACCAACTGTGAGGCGTGCACCAAGCCGCTGTGGAACATGTTCAAGCCGCCGCCTGCTCTGGAGTGCCGGCGTTGCCACATCAAGTGCCACAAGGACCACATGGACAAGAAGGAGGAGATCATCGCTCCCTGCAAAG TGAACTACGACGTGTCTACAGCCAagaacctgctgctgctggccaCCTcccaggaggagcagcagaagtGGGTGAGCCGGTTGGTCAAGAAGATTCCCAAGAAGCCCCCACCACCAGAGCACTTTGCACGCTCCTCGCCACGCGCCTCCATGAAGGTTCAGCCCAGCCAGTCCATGAGAAGGCCCAGTCGACAGCTTTCCACCAGCAAGAGCAG TTAA